One segment of Macrotis lagotis isolate mMagLag1 chromosome 1, bilby.v1.9.chrom.fasta, whole genome shotgun sequence DNA contains the following:
- the PLEKHN1 gene encoding pleckstrin homology domain-containing family N member 1 — MGNANCIPQAPARFRASFSRKSSLKGKKQESIRRRGGLFGSQSSQDGDTKASDKILYYISGTDIPGPESQKDQPFLSIYKKGQQKMSVRNLGKMIHYAKVKFKFQHCPDINDCYLELFPSCLYFQAHGSSGLTYQGLLPLTDLNISRLEIEGEHAFQITGPLPSPLLVFCPNETELRRWFYHLEKQMDLVKGPQCPSLRFQGHSEENHLCPLPWALQHQPVHHWEGTSRESLGDVICASRVKMQHLPFQEQHNRILVLYPHTLVILTEDSDGLHFKGELPLNSIHLNFEENDKQIRSFLIEGRFINSIRVLCASYEDYQDWLLCFRTIHHRRGGSSTRSGPETFQGPRPPLPTQFTVGGRASFTSDGQTNSWASTGFPSTSSHTSSSLPDYPMMPDNFSVEVDRTPYGLSNLSNSSLGRRRAELRRRGSGRSSKGKGTGQSKGEEPVVRAPLHLDLGLNNLNRRSVEGSEEAAADTSEKPQSPLYADPYTPTFTTHNKITDVSNLDEFLVAAKSCVGQEPLNNFPTIPVSIPVPVPSPSSQPLQKKPAHQHWEPQKQRGSFKVRGAGPLDPSRPRQVQVSPSKEGSPDPQLRLPDGGSPRRKGCEQGQSSSEPPSSQKDISYDNIWDKVGPSPSSRHKWQRSPTSKTAGRLTQWI, encoded by the exons GACATTCCAGGCCCGGAAAGTCAAAAGGATCAACCCTTTCTCAGTATATACAAGAAGGGCCAGCAGAAAATGTCTGTGAGGAACCTCGGGAAGATGATCCATTATGCCAAGGTCAAGTTCAAGTTCCAACACTGCCCG GACATCAATGATTGCTACCTGGAACTGTTCCCCTCCTGTCTGTACTTCCAGGCTCATGGCTCTAGCGGCCTCACCTACCAG GGGTTGCTTCCACTAACTGACTTGAACATCTCTAGACTAGAGATAGAAGGAGAACATGCCTTCCAGATCACAG GCCCCTTGCCATCTCCTCTTCTGGTATTCTGTCCCAATGAGACTGAACTCCGTCGCTGGTTTTATCACCTGGAGAAGCAGATGGATCTTGTAAAGGGGCCCCAGTGTCCATCCCTTCGGTTTCAG GGTCATTCAGAGGAGAATCATCTCTGCCCTCTCCCATGGGCCCTCCAGCACCAACCAGTTCATCACTGGGAAGGAACGAGTCGAGAGTCTCTGGGAGATGTGATCTGTGCCTCCAGAGTGAAAATGCAACATCTGCCTTTCCAG GAGCAGCACAATCGGATTCTAGTCCTCTACCCACATACACTGGTCATCCTGACTGAAGATTCTGATGGACTGCACTTCAAG GGGGAGCTTCCACTCAACTCAATCCATCTCAACTTTGAGGAGAATGACAAACAGATCCGGTCCTTCCTGATAGAAG GCCGTTTCATCAATAGCATTCGAGTACTTTGTGCCAGCTATGAAGACTACCAAGACTGGTTGCTTTGTTTTCGGACTATCCACCACAGAAGAGGGGGCTCCTCTACCCGCTCAGGTCCTGAGACCTTCCAGGGTCCACGGCCACCCCTTCCCACACAG TTCACAGTTGGTGGGCGAGCATCCTTTACCTCTGATGGCCAGACCAACTCCTGGGCATCCACAGGGTTTCCATCCACCTCCTCCCACACCAGCAGTTCCCTCCCTGACTACCCCATGATGCCCGACAACTTCTCTGTTGAAGTGGACAGAACCCCATAT GGCCTGTCCAACCTCAGCAACTCCAGTTTGGGAAGGCGTCGGGCAGAACTGAGACGGAGGGGTAGTGGCCGCTCATCCAAGGGAAAAGGCACAGGACAGTCAAAAGGGGAGGAACCAGTTGTCAGGGCTCCCCTGCATCTGGATCTGGGCCTCAACAAT CTAAACCGGAGGAGTGTAGAAGGCAGTGAGGAAGCAGCAGCTGATACCTCCGAGAAACCCCAGTCCCCACTGTATGCAGATCCCTATACCCCAACCTTCACTACCCACAACAAAATCACAGACGTCAGTAACCTGGATGAG TTCCTGGTAGCAGCAAAGAGTTGTGTAGGCCAAGAACCTCTGAACAACTTCCCCACTATCCCCGTCTCCATCCCAGTGCCTGTCCCCTCCCCCAGCTCACAGCCCCTTCAGAAAAAGCCAGCTCATCAGCATTGGGAGCCTCAGAAACAGAGAGGCTCCTTCAAAGTCCGGGGAGCTGGGCCTCTGGATCCTTCCCGACCCCGTCAG GTCCAGGTCTCCCCATCAAAGGAAGGTTCCCCTGACCCTCAGCTTCGACTCCCAG ATGGCGGCTCCCCCAGAAGGAAGGGCTGTGAACAGGGACAGTCCTCCTCAGAGCCCCCCAGTAGCCAGAAAGACATCAGTTATGACAACATCTGGGATAAAGTAGGACCATCTCCCTCTTCTCGACACAAGTGGCAGCGCTCTCCCACATCAAAGACTGCGGGGAGGTTGACTCAGTGGATCTGA
- the PERM1 gene encoding PGC-1 and ERR-induced regulator in muscle protein 1 isoform X1 has protein sequence MLLWSQLPHTPSLLHVPHQAVGTQPPQNTQRPPKLPHCVSVTPEMENFEYSIQLSDKDWADFSEAAEECGLLQAALASGDEPLSSDIDQGDSSGSSPPGPPPPRFLRVRAGSPLAESLLKVLDRRSLPGHLATAQGGCSGSEEEEGPDVRLVSRFRCERVLASGAGQQTRGTSTPLEEQLHSTVLCPDQLTPALVPGSTMQKSLQGEASQASEVGVHSGKDPPSQGPSGQGQSSSLGLVDGKRSPREPNPGASPRSPGKKKRRSVGAKGSGSPKAQDTKRQAPPSPSVALPPSSGSQSARSPSTGAHSILTPVDLEGNGPGFESGPGATGLGTKSSWGIEPQGTSSTPDLGPEAGVNGSTPAPLEQTFLDLSSPVSKTETRVNMSTSTRIPKEGENLSLPVSLPEKSVNLTGEASEVEPSSNPSPQVSKEKLHKDVFTSDTKTNSDLGLPMSIPKLEPERHQSTHVLLANADVGPATPIPKVQPDVKLSTPVPQVQPDVKLSTPVPQVQPDVKLCTPDCKPEPIKNLSPSSPRARADVDVSSPDHRAEPDRNLSISALGARAGVSVSTPVPITRSFNFPVSPQGLHGEPEKGNRAPLSPGALGEPSLVSDGGTPSPGIVTPAPRRKKVRFSGISSSPQEDSASASPSSVLSDSAASESPRTLGAGRGGPRVWDAVAVGLRPQPRILKHPPSPSVLARDSAGPREDYALTLPEAYDYFFCDTIVEEEEEEEEDIPSNLQWPEVCEYFFWDNRHPGQRPLPGPPLQVPARVDPVPISIPEAYEHFFGEEGPSENLLPPNWVPVTLSNEQTLGPERAPLQVWPRVPAPEDQNPPKTEELGLTVSLEGEQRAPFIPITFNQNDMCLGFVAFATWAVRTSDLHAPDAWKTVLLANIGAISAIRYFRRQAREGRPSL, from the exons ATGCTCCTCTGGAGCCAGCTGCCTCACACCCCCAGCCTGCTTCATGTCCCCCATCAAGCTGTGGGGACTCAG CCTCCACAGAACACCCAGAGGCCTCCCAAATTGCCACACTGTGTCTCTGTCACCCCAGAAATGGAGAACTTCGAATATAGCATCCAGCTGAGTGACAAGGACTGGGCTGACTTCTCAGAAGCTGCAGAGGAGTGTGGCCTTCTTCAGGCTGCCCTGGCCTCGGGGGACGAGCCGCTTTCCAGTGACATTGACCAAGGGGACAGCAGTGGCAGCAGCCCCCCCGGACCCCCTCCCCCTCGGTTCCTCCGGGTGCGAGCAGGCAGCCCCCTAGCTGAAAGCCTGCTCAAGGTCCTGGACAGGCGGTCTCTGCCTGGGCACCTGGCCACTGCCCAGGGGGGCTGCTCTGGCAGCGAGGAGGAGGAGGGCCCAGACGTCCGCCTGGTCAGCAGGTTTCGGTGTGAGCGTGTCCTGGCCTCGGGGGCCGGTCAGCAGACTCGAGGCACGTCCACCCCGCTGGAGGAGCAGCTGCACTCCACTGTCCTCTGCCCTGACCAGCTCACTCCTGCCCTGGTTCCTGGCAGCACCATGCAGAAGTCCTTGCAAGGGGAGGCTTCCCAGGCCTCGGAGGTTGGAGTCCACTCAGGGAAGGACCCTCCAAGCCAGGGTCCCTCTGGCCAGGGGCAGTCCAGCAGCCTTGGCTTAGTGGATGGGAAGAGATCTCCTCGAGAGCCCAATCCGGGAGCCTCCCCCCGAAGTCCAGGAAAGAAGAAGCGGAGGTCTGTCGGGGCCAAGGGAAGTGGATCCCCTAAAGCTCAGGACACCAAGAGACAGGCCCCCCCGAGTCCCTCAGTGGCTCTGCCACCTTCTTCAGGGAGCCAGTCAGCCAGAAGCCCCAGCACCGGGGCTCACAGCATCTTGACCCCAGTTGATTTGGAGGGGAATGGCCCAGGATTCGAGTCTGGCCCTGGAGCAACTGGATTAGGAACCAAATCTAGTTGGGGGATAGAGCCCCAGGGCACATCCTCCACCCCTGATCTGGGGCCTGAGGCAGGAGTCAATGGCTCAACACCTGCCCCCCTGGAACAGACATTCTTGGATCTATCTTCACCTGTCTCAAAGACTGAGACCCGAGTGAATATGTCTACATCTACCAGGATTCCTAAAGAGGGAGAGAACCTGTCTCTACCTGTCTCCTTACCTGAGAAGAGTGTGAACTTGACTGGAGAAGCCTCTGAGGTGGAGCCAAGCAGCAACCCGTCTCCACAGGTCTCCAAAGAGAAGCTGCACAAAGATGTGTTTACATCGGATACCAAGACCAATTCAGATCTTGGACTCCCCATGTCTATCCCCAAGTTGGAACCGGAAAGGCATCAGTCTACACATGTTCTCTTGGCCAATGCAGATGTAGGCCCAGCCACCCCTATCCCCAAAGTCCAACCAGATGTGAAGCTATCTACACCTGTTCCCCAGGTCCAACCAGATGTGAAGCTATCTACACCCGTTCCCCAGGTCCAGCCAGATGTGAAGCTGTGTACACCTGACTGCAAGCCTGAGCCCATTAAGaatctctctccttcttctcccAGAGCCAGGGCAGATGTGGATGTGTCTTCACCTGACCACAGAGCTGAGCCAGATAGGAATCTCTCTATTTCTGCCCTGGGAGCCAGAGCAGGTGTGTCTGTCTCTACACCTGTCCCAATTACTAGGAGTTTCAATTTTCCAGTATCTCCACAGGGGCTCCATGGGGAACCTGAGAAAGGCAACAGGGCCCCCTTGTCTCCAGGAGCCCTGGGGGAGCCTTCACTGGTCTCTGATGGTGGCACACCATCCCCTGGCATTGTCACCCCAGCCCCAAGGAGGAAGAAGGTCCGTTTTTCAGGGATTTCCAGCTCCCCTCAGGAGGACTCAGCCTCAGCCTCCCCATCTTCAGTCTTGTCTGACAGCGCTGCCTCTGAGAGCCCAAGGACTTTGGGAGCAGGCCGAGGGGGCCCAAGAGTCTGGGATGCAGTGGCTGTGGGCTTGCGTCCCCAGCCCCGAATTCTGAAACACCCACCTTCCCCCTCAGTCTTGGCAAGGGACTCTGCCGGACCCAGGGAGGACTACGCTCTGACTCTCCCTGAGGCCTATGACTATTTTTTCTGTGACACCATagttgaggaggaagaagaagaggaggaggacaTCCCATCCAACTTGCAGTGGCCCGAGGTGTGTGAATATTTTTTCTGGGACAATCGGCATCCAGGGCAGAGGCCCCTCCCAGGACCTCCTCTCCAAGTGCCTGCCCGAGTCGACCCAGTCCCCATCTCTATCCCAGAGGCCTATGAACActtttttggggaggaggggccAAGTGAAAACTTGTTGCCCCCAAATTGGGTCCCAGTGACCCTCTCCAACGAGCAGACTCTGGGGCCTGAGCGGGCTCCTCTACAGGTCTGGCCTAGGGTCCCTGCCCCTGAAGACCAGAACCCACCGAAAACTGAGGAACTAGGCCTGACCGTGAGTCTCGAAG GGGAGCAGAGGGCTCCATTCATCCCCATCACCTTCAACCAGAATGACATGTGTCTGGGGTTCGTGGCCTTCGCCACGTGGGCTGTGAGGACTTCGGATCTTCATGCTCCAGATGCTTGGAAAACAG TGTTGCTGGCCAACATCGGTGCCATCTCAGCTATTCGATACTTCCGGAGACAGGCGAGAGAAGGACGTCCAAGCCTGTAG
- the PERM1 gene encoding PGC-1 and ERR-induced regulator in muscle protein 1 isoform X2, whose amino-acid sequence MENFEYSIQLSDKDWADFSEAAEECGLLQAALASGDEPLSSDIDQGDSSGSSPPGPPPPRFLRVRAGSPLAESLLKVLDRRSLPGHLATAQGGCSGSEEEEGPDVRLVSRFRCERVLASGAGQQTRGTSTPLEEQLHSTVLCPDQLTPALVPGSTMQKSLQGEASQASEVGVHSGKDPPSQGPSGQGQSSSLGLVDGKRSPREPNPGASPRSPGKKKRRSVGAKGSGSPKAQDTKRQAPPSPSVALPPSSGSQSARSPSTGAHSILTPVDLEGNGPGFESGPGATGLGTKSSWGIEPQGTSSTPDLGPEAGVNGSTPAPLEQTFLDLSSPVSKTETRVNMSTSTRIPKEGENLSLPVSLPEKSVNLTGEASEVEPSSNPSPQVSKEKLHKDVFTSDTKTNSDLGLPMSIPKLEPERHQSTHVLLANADVGPATPIPKVQPDVKLSTPVPQVQPDVKLSTPVPQVQPDVKLCTPDCKPEPIKNLSPSSPRARADVDVSSPDHRAEPDRNLSISALGARAGVSVSTPVPITRSFNFPVSPQGLHGEPEKGNRAPLSPGALGEPSLVSDGGTPSPGIVTPAPRRKKVRFSGISSSPQEDSASASPSSVLSDSAASESPRTLGAGRGGPRVWDAVAVGLRPQPRILKHPPSPSVLARDSAGPREDYALTLPEAYDYFFCDTIVEEEEEEEEDIPSNLQWPEVCEYFFWDNRHPGQRPLPGPPLQVPARVDPVPISIPEAYEHFFGEEGPSENLLPPNWVPVTLSNEQTLGPERAPLQVWPRVPAPEDQNPPKTEELGLTVSLEGEQRAPFIPITFNQNDMCLGFVAFATWAVRTSDLHAPDAWKTVLLANIGAISAIRYFRRQAREGRPSL is encoded by the exons ATGGAGAACTTCGAATATAGCATCCAGCTGAGTGACAAGGACTGGGCTGACTTCTCAGAAGCTGCAGAGGAGTGTGGCCTTCTTCAGGCTGCCCTGGCCTCGGGGGACGAGCCGCTTTCCAGTGACATTGACCAAGGGGACAGCAGTGGCAGCAGCCCCCCCGGACCCCCTCCCCCTCGGTTCCTCCGGGTGCGAGCAGGCAGCCCCCTAGCTGAAAGCCTGCTCAAGGTCCTGGACAGGCGGTCTCTGCCTGGGCACCTGGCCACTGCCCAGGGGGGCTGCTCTGGCAGCGAGGAGGAGGAGGGCCCAGACGTCCGCCTGGTCAGCAGGTTTCGGTGTGAGCGTGTCCTGGCCTCGGGGGCCGGTCAGCAGACTCGAGGCACGTCCACCCCGCTGGAGGAGCAGCTGCACTCCACTGTCCTCTGCCCTGACCAGCTCACTCCTGCCCTGGTTCCTGGCAGCACCATGCAGAAGTCCTTGCAAGGGGAGGCTTCCCAGGCCTCGGAGGTTGGAGTCCACTCAGGGAAGGACCCTCCAAGCCAGGGTCCCTCTGGCCAGGGGCAGTCCAGCAGCCTTGGCTTAGTGGATGGGAAGAGATCTCCTCGAGAGCCCAATCCGGGAGCCTCCCCCCGAAGTCCAGGAAAGAAGAAGCGGAGGTCTGTCGGGGCCAAGGGAAGTGGATCCCCTAAAGCTCAGGACACCAAGAGACAGGCCCCCCCGAGTCCCTCAGTGGCTCTGCCACCTTCTTCAGGGAGCCAGTCAGCCAGAAGCCCCAGCACCGGGGCTCACAGCATCTTGACCCCAGTTGATTTGGAGGGGAATGGCCCAGGATTCGAGTCTGGCCCTGGAGCAACTGGATTAGGAACCAAATCTAGTTGGGGGATAGAGCCCCAGGGCACATCCTCCACCCCTGATCTGGGGCCTGAGGCAGGAGTCAATGGCTCAACACCTGCCCCCCTGGAACAGACATTCTTGGATCTATCTTCACCTGTCTCAAAGACTGAGACCCGAGTGAATATGTCTACATCTACCAGGATTCCTAAAGAGGGAGAGAACCTGTCTCTACCTGTCTCCTTACCTGAGAAGAGTGTGAACTTGACTGGAGAAGCCTCTGAGGTGGAGCCAAGCAGCAACCCGTCTCCACAGGTCTCCAAAGAGAAGCTGCACAAAGATGTGTTTACATCGGATACCAAGACCAATTCAGATCTTGGACTCCCCATGTCTATCCCCAAGTTGGAACCGGAAAGGCATCAGTCTACACATGTTCTCTTGGCCAATGCAGATGTAGGCCCAGCCACCCCTATCCCCAAAGTCCAACCAGATGTGAAGCTATCTACACCTGTTCCCCAGGTCCAACCAGATGTGAAGCTATCTACACCCGTTCCCCAGGTCCAGCCAGATGTGAAGCTGTGTACACCTGACTGCAAGCCTGAGCCCATTAAGaatctctctccttcttctcccAGAGCCAGGGCAGATGTGGATGTGTCTTCACCTGACCACAGAGCTGAGCCAGATAGGAATCTCTCTATTTCTGCCCTGGGAGCCAGAGCAGGTGTGTCTGTCTCTACACCTGTCCCAATTACTAGGAGTTTCAATTTTCCAGTATCTCCACAGGGGCTCCATGGGGAACCTGAGAAAGGCAACAGGGCCCCCTTGTCTCCAGGAGCCCTGGGGGAGCCTTCACTGGTCTCTGATGGTGGCACACCATCCCCTGGCATTGTCACCCCAGCCCCAAGGAGGAAGAAGGTCCGTTTTTCAGGGATTTCCAGCTCCCCTCAGGAGGACTCAGCCTCAGCCTCCCCATCTTCAGTCTTGTCTGACAGCGCTGCCTCTGAGAGCCCAAGGACTTTGGGAGCAGGCCGAGGGGGCCCAAGAGTCTGGGATGCAGTGGCTGTGGGCTTGCGTCCCCAGCCCCGAATTCTGAAACACCCACCTTCCCCCTCAGTCTTGGCAAGGGACTCTGCCGGACCCAGGGAGGACTACGCTCTGACTCTCCCTGAGGCCTATGACTATTTTTTCTGTGACACCATagttgaggaggaagaagaagaggaggaggacaTCCCATCCAACTTGCAGTGGCCCGAGGTGTGTGAATATTTTTTCTGGGACAATCGGCATCCAGGGCAGAGGCCCCTCCCAGGACCTCCTCTCCAAGTGCCTGCCCGAGTCGACCCAGTCCCCATCTCTATCCCAGAGGCCTATGAACActtttttggggaggaggggccAAGTGAAAACTTGTTGCCCCCAAATTGGGTCCCAGTGACCCTCTCCAACGAGCAGACTCTGGGGCCTGAGCGGGCTCCTCTACAGGTCTGGCCTAGGGTCCCTGCCCCTGAAGACCAGAACCCACCGAAAACTGAGGAACTAGGCCTGACCGTGAGTCTCGAAG GGGAGCAGAGGGCTCCATTCATCCCCATCACCTTCAACCAGAATGACATGTGTCTGGGGTTCGTGGCCTTCGCCACGTGGGCTGTGAGGACTTCGGATCTTCATGCTCCAGATGCTTGGAAAACAG TGTTGCTGGCCAACATCGGTGCCATCTCAGCTATTCGATACTTCCGGAGACAGGCGAGAGAAGGACGTCCAAGCCTGTAG